One Sphingomonas limnosediminicola DNA segment encodes these proteins:
- a CDS encoding cupredoxin domain-containing protein: MRRLRVAAVAAFSLTLVAPSAAQTPAAQTIDVRSYSFAPAPIRLTAGKPVTLTFVNNSGSGHDFTAKDFFAHSAITAGAAPGGKIELKRHETKKITLVPRAGTYEAHCSHFLHASMGMHDQIVVG, from the coding sequence ATGCGTCGTTTGCGCGTCGCGGCTGTTGCCGCTTTTTCCTTGACCCTCGTCGCCCCTTCGGCCGCTCAAACGCCGGCCGCGCAAACCATCGACGTTCGCAGCTACTCGTTCGCGCCGGCGCCGATCCGTCTGACCGCTGGCAAGCCGGTGACGCTGACCTTCGTCAACAATTCAGGAAGCGGGCACGACTTCACCGCCAAGGACTTCTTCGCCCATTCAGCGATCACCGCCGGCGCCGCGCCGGGGGGCAAGATCGAGCTAAAGAGGCACGAAACGAAGAAGATCACGCTCGTGCCCAGGGCCGGGACATACGAGGCCCATTGCAGCCATTTTCTGCACGCATCGATGGGCATGCACGACCAGATCGTGGTCGGCTGA
- a CDS encoding polyprenyl synthetase family protein, translated as MSSAPNPHLPTQLGQSLAWVGAGIDQLFDELLAVPDDSRARLIQAMRHAAIGGGKRLRPLLVCASGDLFGVSRAASLQAGLAVECIHVHSLIHDDLPCMDDDDLRRGKPTVHVAFDESTAILAGDSLLALAFEILAGASIHPIADVCAELVRDLAFAAGASGMAGGQMLDLLDDDGPSDIEAIARLQRLKTGALIAWCVEAGAILGGATAEQRTSLRGYAQNLGLAFQIADDLLDEDGDPATVGKRLRKDAGRGKETFVSLLGKDRARQQAEMLVDQAIDHLRSFGESSSLLAEIARFSIDRDR; from the coding sequence ATGAGCAGCGCGCCCAACCCCCACCTTCCAACGCAGCTCGGTCAGTCGCTGGCCTGGGTAGGCGCCGGGATCGACCAGCTGTTCGACGAGTTGCTTGCGGTTCCCGATGACTCCAGGGCGCGCCTAATCCAGGCGATGCGCCACGCCGCTATCGGCGGCGGCAAGCGGCTGCGCCCCTTGCTCGTCTGCGCGTCGGGCGATCTGTTCGGCGTCTCGCGCGCCGCCTCGCTCCAGGCCGGCCTGGCCGTCGAATGCATCCACGTCCATTCGCTGATCCACGACGATCTGCCATGCATGGACGATGACGATCTGCGCCGCGGCAAGCCGACCGTCCACGTCGCCTTCGACGAATCCACCGCGATCCTCGCCGGCGATTCACTTCTGGCGTTGGCGTTCGAAATCCTGGCCGGGGCCAGCATCCATCCGATCGCAGACGTCTGCGCCGAGCTGGTTCGCGACCTCGCTTTCGCGGCCGGCGCCAGTGGCATGGCCGGCGGCCAGATGCTCGACCTGCTGGACGACGACGGCCCTTCCGACATCGAAGCGATCGCGCGGCTTCAGCGGCTGAAGACGGGTGCGCTGATCGCATGGTGCGTCGAAGCCGGCGCGATCCTCGGCGGCGCCACCGCGGAGCAGCGCACCAGCCTTCGCGGCTATGCCCAGAACCTCGGCCTCGCCTTCCAGATCGCCGACGACCTCCTCGATGAAGACGGTGACCCCGCAACCGTCGGCAAGCGGCTGCGCAAGGATGCCGGCCGGGGCAAGGAAACCTTCGTTAGCCTCCTCGGCAAGGACCGCGCCCGGCAACAGGCCGAGATGCTCGTCGACCAGGCGATCGACCATCTGCGCAGCTTCGGCGAATCCTCCAGCCTGCTCGCTGAGATCGCCCGCTTCAGCATCGACCGCGACCGCTAG
- the ispH gene encoding 4-hydroxy-3-methylbut-2-enyl diphosphate reductase encodes MLDPQAEASELSRREERPEVRVILAAPRGFCAGVRRAIDAVRDALNVHGAPVYVRRAIVHNLEVVRSLEAEGAIFIEELWEAPEGSVVLFSAHGVAPAIAADARRRGHIAYDAVCPLVAKVHREVERHERNGRQLILIGHRGHPEIEGTLGHLRSAKAFVVNSVAEIADLPMRPDEPTAYAVQTTYSVDDAQEIVEALRTRFSDLVEPASSDICYATTNRQAAVREVAAQADAIIVAGESFSSNANRLAEVAALTCPSVQLVASATDIDWSKLPRNGVIGVTAAASTPETTVQDIIEALSVRYRVILEELEAMRELTVFKRLAIA; translated from the coding sequence ATGCTCGACCCGCAAGCTGAAGCCAGTGAACTGAGCCGTCGCGAAGAGCGGCCCGAAGTGCGGGTGATCCTTGCTGCACCCCGGGGTTTCTGCGCGGGCGTCCGCCGCGCGATCGACGCGGTTCGCGATGCGCTCAACGTCCATGGCGCTCCCGTCTATGTTCGCCGCGCCATCGTCCACAACCTCGAGGTCGTACGAAGCCTTGAAGCCGAGGGCGCCATCTTCATCGAGGAATTGTGGGAAGCGCCCGAAGGCTCGGTCGTCTTGTTTTCGGCGCATGGCGTAGCTCCCGCGATCGCCGCCGACGCCAGACGGCGCGGTCATATCGCCTATGACGCCGTCTGCCCTTTGGTCGCCAAGGTCCATCGCGAGGTCGAGCGTCACGAGCGGAACGGGCGTCAACTGATCCTGATCGGCCATCGCGGTCACCCCGAAATCGAAGGCACGCTCGGCCACCTGCGTTCCGCAAAAGCCTTTGTCGTGAACAGCGTCGCCGAGATCGCGGACCTTCCGATGCGTCCCGACGAGCCGACCGCCTACGCGGTCCAGACCACTTATTCGGTCGATGATGCGCAGGAGATCGTCGAGGCCCTGCGTACGCGCTTCTCCGACCTCGTCGAGCCCGCCAGCAGCGACATCTGCTACGCGACCACCAACCGCCAGGCCGCAGTGCGTGAAGTCGCTGCGCAGGCCGACGCGATCATCGTCGCCGGCGAAAGCTTCTCGTCGAACGCCAATCGCCTTGCCGAAGTCGCTGCCCTCACTTGCCCGAGCGTGCAGCTCGTCGCCTCCGCAACGGACATCGACTGGTCGAAGCTTCCACGGAACGGCGTCATCGGCGTCACCGCCGCCGCGTCCACGCCGGAAACGACCGTCCAGGACATTATCGAAGCGCTTTCTGTCCGCTACCGAGTCATCCTCGAAGAGCTTGAAGCGATGCGGGAATTAACCGTTTTCAAGCGTCTGGCGATCGCATGA
- a CDS encoding DUF2141 domain-containing protein, with amino-acid sequence MIAALVFAAQAAVAGGQAGAVEIDFEGLRNSRGTIRVCMTRDPAHFPDCSGDPAALTQSVSAVTRRIEFGSVPAGNYAIAVFHDENNNKKLDTFLGVPREGFGFSRNPTISFGAPHFDKVDIRIAPGMSRASVRLQYLL; translated from the coding sequence GTGATCGCCGCCCTTGTTTTTGCCGCGCAGGCGGCCGTCGCGGGCGGCCAGGCTGGCGCTGTCGAGATCGATTTCGAAGGGCTGCGCAACTCGCGCGGCACGATCCGCGTCTGCATGACCCGCGACCCGGCCCATTTTCCCGATTGCAGCGGCGATCCCGCCGCACTGACGCAGTCGGTCAGCGCCGTCACGCGCAGGATCGAATTCGGTTCGGTTCCGGCGGGCAATTATGCGATCGCCGTCTTTCACGACGAAAATAACAACAAGAAGCTCGATACCTTCCTTGGCGTCCCGCGCGAGGGCTTCGGTTTTTCGCGCAACCCGACAATCAGTTTCGGGGCACCGCATTTTGACAAAGTCGACATCAGGATTGCGCCGGGCATGTCGCGGGCGAGCGTCCGCCTGCAATACCTACTTTAG
- the crtY gene encoding lycopene beta-cyclase CrtY — protein MTRLIIAGGGLAGGLCALAMARKRPEVELVVVEQGERFGGNHTWSFFDNDVPTDRRGVLDGIEAHHWPEHTVRFPHRRRTIALGYNSIRSAALDAALRRALRLEQYRLGQRIAEVTPRSVTLEGGERIEGDAMLDTRGPGPMLGIELGWQKFVGRTYRFQKAHGVSAPVIMDATVEQIDGYRFIYQLPLSDTELLIEDTYYSASPLLDEAVLGERVDQVAAAIGAADIIEEEKGVLPVVMDGDVETLWKGEPLVRLGLRGGFFQPTTSYSLPDAVANAALLAEQRDLSAEALFALFRSRAARLWRERSFFRLLNRMLFRAAEPAESYRVLEHFYRLPPPVIGRFYSSGLTAFDKVRILSGRPPVPIGRALAALRSKAA, from the coding sequence ATGACGCGCCTGATCATTGCCGGCGGCGGGCTTGCCGGCGGCCTCTGCGCGCTCGCGATGGCGCGGAAGCGGCCAGAAGTGGAACTGGTCGTCGTCGAGCAGGGCGAGCGTTTCGGCGGCAATCACACCTGGTCGTTCTTCGACAACGACGTGCCCACGGATCGGCGCGGGGTGCTGGATGGCATCGAGGCGCATCACTGGCCCGAACATACCGTGCGATTTCCGCACCGGCGGCGGACGATCGCGCTCGGCTACAACAGCATAAGATCGGCGGCCCTCGACGCGGCGCTGCGCAGGGCGCTGCGACTGGAGCAGTACCGGCTTGGACAGCGCATTGCCGAGGTAACGCCGCGGTCGGTGACGCTGGAAGGCGGCGAGCGGATCGAGGGCGATGCGATGCTCGACACGCGCGGGCCGGGGCCGATGCTAGGGATCGAGCTAGGATGGCAGAAGTTCGTCGGGCGGACCTACCGGTTTCAGAAGGCGCATGGCGTAAGCGCGCCGGTGATCATGGACGCGACGGTCGAGCAGATCGACGGGTATCGCTTCATCTACCAGCTACCGCTCAGCGATACCGAGCTGCTGATCGAGGACACTTATTATTCGGCGTCGCCGCTTCTTGATGAGGCAGTGCTCGGCGAGCGTGTCGACCAGGTCGCAGCGGCGATTGGTGCGGCGGATATCATTGAGGAGGAGAAGGGCGTCTTGCCGGTAGTGATGGACGGAGACGTCGAGACTTTGTGGAAGGGAGAGCCACTGGTGCGTCTGGGGCTTCGCGGCGGGTTCTTCCAGCCGACGACCAGCTATTCGCTGCCTGACGCCGTCGCCAATGCGGCATTGCTGGCGGAGCAGCGCGACCTCAGCGCCGAGGCGTTGTTCGCCCTGTTCCGGAGCCGTGCGGCGCGGCTGTGGCGGGAGCGGTCGTTCTTCCGTCTTTTGAACCGAATGCTGTTTCGCGCCGCGGAACCGGCGGAATCCTACCGTGTGCTGGAGCATTTCTACCGCCTCCCGCCGCCGGTGATCGGGCGCTTTTACAGCAGCGGGCTGACCGCGTTCGACAAGGTGCGGATCCTGAGCGGGCGGCCACCGGTGCCGATCGGTCGCGCGCTGGCAGCGCTGCGGAGCAAGGCGGCATGA
- a CDS encoding phytoene desaturase, translating to MSRKVAIIGSGFGGLALAIRLQSAGIITTIIEARDKPGGRAYFWEKDGHVFDAGPTVITDPACLRELWELTGADMAKDVDLIPVSPFYRLSWPDGSNFDYVNDDEQLNKQIAALEPADVEGYRRFLKYSEGVFAEGYEKLGAVPFLDFRSMLRAAPALARYQAWRSVYSMVSSFVRNEKLRQALSFHSLLVGGNPMTTSAIYALIHKLERDGGVWFARGGTNRLVSGMVAHFERLGGKLRLNDPVAGIGTKDGRATTVRTMSGWSETFDAVASNADIVRTYEMLDHPVGKRSSTKLARKSFSPSLFVVHFSTEGSWLDLPHHSILFGPRYGGLLRDIYRGSKLPDDPAIYLHHPTATDATMAPPGRSTLYALAPVPHLGKAKVDWEREGPAYARHILDIIEERMMPGLSARLGTVFHFGPVEFEQELNSHLGSAFSLEPVLTQSAWFRVHNRDDTIRNLYFVGAGTHPGAGIPGVVGSAKATAGLMIEDLAA from the coding sequence ATGAGCCGCAAGGTCGCCATCATCGGATCGGGCTTCGGCGGATTGGCGCTGGCGATCCGGTTGCAGTCGGCAGGCATCATTACGACAATCATTGAGGCGCGGGACAAGCCGGGCGGTCGCGCATATTTCTGGGAGAAGGACGGCCACGTCTTCGACGCCGGGCCGACCGTGATCACCGACCCGGCCTGCCTGCGCGAACTATGGGAGCTGACCGGCGCTGATATGGCGAAGGACGTCGACCTGATCCCGGTGTCGCCGTTCTACCGGCTGTCCTGGCCCGACGGCAGCAACTTTGATTACGTCAATGACGACGAGCAATTGAACAAGCAGATCGCTGCGCTCGAGCCGGCCGATGTCGAGGGCTATCGGCGCTTCCTCAAATATTCCGAGGGCGTCTTCGCCGAGGGTTATGAGAAGCTGGGCGCGGTGCCGTTCCTGGACTTCCGTTCGATGCTTCGGGCGGCGCCCGCGCTGGCTCGCTACCAGGCATGGCGGTCGGTCTATTCGATGGTGTCGAGCTTTGTCCGCAACGAGAAGTTGCGGCAGGCGCTGTCGTTTCACTCTCTGCTGGTCGGTGGCAATCCGATGACGACGAGCGCGATCTACGCGCTGATCCACAAGCTGGAGCGCGACGGCGGCGTGTGGTTCGCGCGCGGCGGGACCAACCGCCTGGTTTCCGGAATGGTCGCGCATTTCGAGCGCCTCGGTGGCAAGCTGCGGCTGAACGATCCGGTCGCCGGGATCGGCACCAAGGACGGGCGGGCAACGACGGTCCGGACGATGAGCGGGTGGAGCGAGACGTTCGATGCAGTGGCGTCGAACGCGGACATCGTCCGCACGTACGAGATGCTCGATCACCCGGTGGGTAAGCGCTCGTCGACCAAGCTGGCGCGCAAGAGCTTTTCGCCGTCGCTGTTCGTAGTGCATTTTTCGACCGAGGGATCGTGGCTGGACCTGCCTCACCACAGCATCTTGTTCGGGCCGCGCTACGGCGGGCTGCTGCGCGACATCTACCGCGGGTCGAAGCTGCCCGACGATCCGGCAATCTATCTTCACCACCCGACGGCGACCGATGCGACGATGGCGCCGCCGGGGCGGTCGACGCTTTATGCGCTGGCGCCGGTACCGCACCTGGGCAAGGCCAAGGTCGACTGGGAACGGGAAGGGCCGGCTTATGCGCGCCACATCCTCGACATCATCGAAGAGCGGATGATGCCGGGACTGTCGGCGCGGCTCGGCACGGTTTTCCACTTCGGGCCGGTAGAGTTCGAGCAGGAGCTCAACTCGCATTTGGGGTCGGCATTCAGCCTTGAGCCGGTGCTGACGCAGAGTGCCTGGTTCCGTGTGCACAACCGCGACGATACGATCCGCAACCTTTATTTCGTCGGCGCGGGGACTCACCCGGGCGCGGGGATCCCTGGCGTCGTCGGGAGCGCGAAGGCCACCGCGGGCTTGATGATCGAGGATCTGGCGGCGTGA
- a CDS encoding phytoene/squalene synthase family protein yields the protein MTRDEIVAGARDAIQHGSKSFRAASRLFDRTTRERAWMLYCWCRHCDDVCDGQTYGFGSGVRGNIGVLRGKTRDAVAGRSADEVPFQALAQLLSECPIPERFLEDHLRGFALDEIGWQPATEEDLALYCYYVAGAVGCMMAVIMGVKPEEEVTLETAADLGIAFQLSNIARDVREDLEAGRCYLPTDWLDELGVKREALFAPENEAALQEMIKRLIDSVAIYEASARRGVNRLPFRSRLAVLSALRIYGAIGRKVRQLGSAAWEQRVSVGKMRKLAFVVPSFAEALVTPRR from the coding sequence GTGACGCGGGACGAAATCGTCGCCGGCGCGCGTGACGCGATCCAGCACGGTTCCAAGTCGTTCCGCGCGGCGAGCCGGCTGTTCGACCGCACGACGCGTGAACGGGCGTGGATGCTTTATTGCTGGTGCCGGCATTGCGACGACGTCTGCGACGGACAGACCTACGGGTTTGGCAGCGGGGTGCGGGGAAATATCGGCGTGCTGCGCGGCAAGACGCGCGACGCGGTGGCGGGAAGGTCAGCGGACGAGGTGCCGTTCCAGGCGCTGGCCCAGCTTCTATCGGAATGCCCGATTCCCGAGCGCTTCCTCGAAGATCATCTTCGCGGTTTTGCGCTCGATGAGATCGGGTGGCAGCCGGCGACCGAAGAGGATCTGGCGCTCTACTGCTATTATGTGGCCGGCGCGGTCGGTTGCATGATGGCGGTGATCATGGGCGTGAAACCCGAGGAAGAGGTGACGCTGGAGACCGCGGCGGACCTCGGCATTGCCTTCCAGCTTTCCAACATCGCGCGCGACGTGCGCGAGGATCTGGAGGCGGGGCGCTGCTACCTGCCGACCGACTGGCTCGACGAACTGGGGGTCAAGCGCGAGGCGCTCTTCGCGCCGGAGAACGAGGCCGCGCTTCAGGAAATGATCAAGCGCCTGATCGACAGCGTCGCTATCTATGAGGCGAGCGCGCGGCGGGGCGTCAATCGCCTGCCGTTCCGGTCGCGGTTGGCAGTGCTGTCGGCGCTTCGCATCTACGGCGCGATCGGGCGCAAGGTGCGGCAGTTGGGAAGCGCGGCGTGGGAGCAGAGGGTCAGCGTCGGCAAGATGCGCAAGCTGGCGTTCGTAGTCCCTAGCTTTGCCGAAGCGCTGGTGACGCCGCGCCGCTGA
- a CDS encoding sterol desaturase family protein: MALALLLSVAAMTGIVALRYLAVSGVFAWLTNRRIPSLYSGRAMQVRREILWSLTSAVIYAAPAGVLAWGWQARGWTLIYSDASDYPPWWLPLSVLVYLLAHDTWFYWTHRLMHRPAIYKKMHAVHHASRSPTAWAAMSFHPWESITGAVLIPALVLLIPIHWAALLTVLTIMTIMGVTNHMGWEIFPRWLVDGRLGEWLITASHHQRHHEKYLCNFGLYFRFWDRLCGTDRGIGGFSGAASPALRQS, from the coding sequence ATTGCCCTCGCCCTGCTCCTTTCGGTCGCCGCGATGACCGGGATCGTGGCGCTCCGTTACCTCGCCGTCAGCGGCGTCTTCGCCTGGCTGACCAATCGCCGCATTCCCAGTCTTTACAGCGGCCGCGCGATGCAGGTCCGACGTGAAATCCTCTGGTCGCTCACCAGTGCTGTCATCTACGCCGCGCCCGCGGGCGTCCTCGCCTGGGGCTGGCAAGCGCGCGGCTGGACCCTCATCTATTCGGACGCTTCCGACTATCCGCCCTGGTGGCTACCCCTGTCGGTGCTCGTCTACCTCTTGGCTCACGACACCTGGTTCTACTGGACCCACCGCCTGATGCACCGGCCGGCGATCTACAAGAAAATGCACGCCGTCCATCACGCGAGCCGCAGCCCGACGGCCTGGGCGGCGATGAGCTTCCACCCGTGGGAGTCCATCACTGGCGCGGTCCTCATTCCGGCGCTCGTTTTGTTGATCCCGATCCACTGGGCAGCGCTGCTCACCGTCCTTACGATCATGACAATCATGGGCGTCACCAACCATATGGGTTGGGAAATCTTTCCGCGCTGGCTCGTCGACGGACGCCTCGGCGAGTGGCTGATCACCGCTAGCCATCACCAGCGGCACCACGAAAAATACCTCTGCAATTTCGGGCTCTACTTCCGCTTTTGGGACCGCCTGTGCGGCACCGACCGCGGTATCGGCGGCTTCAGCGGCGCGGCGTCACCAGCGCTTCGGCAAAGCTAG
- a CDS encoding sterol desaturase family protein, whose amino-acid sequence MNIAAGIFLFLATVLFMEGVAYVAHRWVMHGPGWFLHESHHRLRTGLFELNDLYALIFAIPSIILLLGGVQLGWGDWATWVGAGIAAYGAIYFGFHDVIVHQRIAHRYVARSAYMKRIVQAHRLHHATTGKYGSVSFGFLWAPPAATLKQQLASNEEALIRAPRG is encoded by the coding sequence GTGAACATAGCCGCCGGCATTTTCCTCTTCCTGGCCACCGTCCTCTTCATGGAAGGCGTCGCCTATGTCGCGCACCGCTGGGTCATGCACGGCCCCGGCTGGTTCCTGCACGAGAGCCACCATCGCCTTCGTACCGGCCTGTTCGAGCTCAACGATCTTTACGCCCTGATCTTCGCCATCCCCTCGATCATCCTGCTGCTCGGGGGCGTGCAGCTTGGCTGGGGCGATTGGGCGACGTGGGTCGGCGCGGGCATTGCTGCCTATGGCGCGATCTACTTCGGCTTCCACGACGTCATCGTCCACCAGCGCATTGCCCACCGCTATGTCGCGCGCTCCGCCTACATGAAGCGCATCGTGCAGGCGCACCGTCTCCATCACGCCACCACCGGCAAATATGGCTCGGTCAGCTTCGGCTTCCTCTGGGCCCCGCCCGCGGCCACGCTGAAGCAGCAGCTCGCAAGCAACGAAGAAGCGCTGATCCGCGCGCCCCGCGGATGA
- a CDS encoding DUF2793 domain-containing protein gives MRAIPFEREHPCAEEHIGQGANHFACGIAVPDRRSEFRVELVDRGQWLLSGDDDALVMGGNLAPLGNEVIQSGDVSPLGERRLRLSRLMRATYLFKRGQAQKEMMTNSSLSVLDAIVAGAVEEPPRRSPPEAPALGACYLISDAPSDAWAGKAQCVASFTSGGWQFVEAEPGFSMYIRSTGTFALFRNGGWELDQIHGSAVVLGGQQVVHERGVAIGSPAGVAVVDIAAREAIENMLFAMRTHGLIET, from the coding sequence GTGCGGGCAATTCCATTCGAGCGTGAGCACCCCTGCGCGGAAGAGCATATTGGGCAGGGCGCAAACCATTTTGCCTGCGGGATAGCCGTACCTGATCGACGGTCAGAATTCCGTGTCGAGCTTGTCGATCGCGGTCAGTGGCTGCTGAGTGGTGATGACGACGCATTAGTCATGGGCGGGAACCTCGCTCCTCTCGGGAATGAGGTCATCCAGTCCGGGGATGTTTCGCCGTTGGGTGAACGCCGGCTTCGCTTGTCGCGTCTGATGCGAGCGACTTACCTATTTAAGCGCGGGCAAGCGCAGAAGGAAATGATGACGAATTCGAGCCTGTCGGTTCTTGATGCAATCGTCGCGGGCGCTGTCGAGGAACCGCCGCGTAGGTCGCCGCCCGAAGCGCCGGCGTTGGGGGCGTGCTACCTGATTTCCGACGCGCCTTCCGACGCGTGGGCTGGAAAAGCACAATGTGTTGCTTCCTTCACGAGCGGAGGCTGGCAATTTGTCGAGGCCGAGCCTGGATTCAGCATGTATATCCGGTCCACGGGAACCTTCGCGCTCTTCCGCAACGGTGGCTGGGAGCTAGACCAGATCCACGGGTCTGCCGTTGTCCTTGGAGGTCAACAGGTTGTGCACGAGAGAGGAGTGGCAATTGGCTCTCCCGCGGGCGTCGCGGTGGTCGATATTGCGGCGCGCGAGGCGATCGAAAACATGCTGTTCGCAATGCGCACGCACGGGCTTATCGAAACGTAA
- a CDS encoding outer membrane protein: protein MRKLAIAVALASTAMATPALARDHSFYAGVEGGVLYVENADHDVVDETGDVLGTPGTLTDAVTLSHHSGYDVDAIAGYDFGFVRLEGEIGYKRASVNQAIIDPRIAGGGPGDNYDASGRGRALSAMVNFLLDFGNEDGLSGYAGPGIGLAEVKYDPFADTPNGTVGYSDSDSGIAWQAIAGIRYAVSPNIDIGLKYRFFNVPNLHFSDSENGLRLDTRWRSHSIMASLIYNFWAPPPPPPPPPPPPPPPPPPATQTCPDGSVILATDTCPAPPPPPPPPPPAPERG, encoded by the coding sequence ATGCGCAAGCTAGCCATTGCGGTGGCGCTCGCATCGACGGCGATGGCGACCCCCGCCCTCGCTCGCGACCATAGTTTTTACGCGGGCGTCGAAGGCGGCGTGCTCTACGTCGAGAACGCAGATCACGACGTGGTAGACGAAACTGGGGATGTTCTCGGCACTCCTGGGACGCTCACCGATGCAGTGACTCTTTCGCACCACAGCGGTTACGACGTGGATGCGATTGCCGGATACGACTTCGGCTTCGTTCGCCTTGAAGGCGAAATCGGTTACAAGCGCGCGTCTGTGAACCAGGCGATCATCGATCCGCGTATCGCGGGCGGTGGACCTGGCGACAACTACGACGCCAGCGGCCGTGGCCGCGCCCTGTCGGCGATGGTCAACTTCCTGCTCGACTTCGGCAACGAAGACGGCCTGAGCGGCTACGCCGGCCCTGGTATCGGTCTGGCCGAAGTGAAGTACGATCCTTTTGCCGACACCCCGAACGGGACGGTCGGTTATTCGGATAGCGACAGCGGCATTGCATGGCAGGCGATCGCGGGCATCCGTTATGCGGTCAGCCCGAACATCGACATCGGCCTGAAGTATCGCTTCTTCAACGTGCCGAACCTGCACTTCAGCGACAGCGAGAACGGTCTCCGTCTCGACACGCGCTGGCGTTCGCACAGCATCATGGCGAGCCTGATCTACAACTTCTGGGCTCCGCCTCCGCCTCCGCCTCCGCCGCCGCCACCCCCGCCGCCTCCGCCGCCTCCGGCGACGCAGACGTGCCCGGATGGCTCGGTGATCCTGGCGACCGATACCTGCCCGGCACCGCCGCCTCCGCCTCCGCCGCCGCCACCGGCGCCAGAGCGCGGCTAA
- a CDS encoding L,D-transpeptidase family protein, which translates to MGLIAVTALGLATSTSLSAQMPLATPSLSSGSAAAVASYYDTRLAPAIWFRANADGAAISQLTAILQRAPFDGFSEGPQLAAQVQAAAAQARSGNPADVKAAERVLSTAWVRYVQAVKRPTPGMIYAYPVLQPQGTRPDQILLTAAAAPSLTTYLANTSNLNPVYQQIRDTAWAEAQSTGNLTPDPRLLANLDRARSIPSTGRFLIVDSGTQLLTLYENGRPADSMKVIVGTYELPTPLISSIMYYVTYNPYWHAPDHLVRKTIAPNALKLGPSYLKSHGYNVLNEWSETATIVDPKSVDWKAAAAGTAHLLVRQDPGPLNSMGRLKFPFPNPEDIYLHDTPNKALFAKDVRNLSNGCVRVEDATRLGRWLLGTDPVAPGKDPEMRVHLPAGVPIVLTYITAQVRDGKVTYLPDIYGWDKRAAQQVAAN; encoded by the coding sequence ATGGGACTGATCGCAGTGACTGCTCTAGGGCTCGCGACCTCCACATCCCTTTCGGCGCAAATGCCGCTCGCAACGCCTTCGCTCTCTTCCGGCAGTGCGGCAGCCGTCGCGTCTTACTATGACACGCGGCTGGCACCGGCGATCTGGTTCCGCGCGAACGCCGATGGCGCCGCGATTAGCCAGCTGACAGCGATTCTGCAGCGCGCCCCGTTCGACGGGTTTAGCGAGGGTCCTCAGCTAGCCGCTCAGGTTCAGGCCGCGGCCGCGCAGGCCCGCAGCGGAAATCCTGCGGATGTTAAAGCTGCCGAGCGCGTCCTGTCGACAGCTTGGGTGCGCTATGTTCAGGCGGTCAAGCGGCCGACGCCGGGCATGATTTACGCTTATCCGGTGCTCCAACCGCAGGGCACTCGCCCAGACCAGATCCTCTTGACGGCCGCCGCTGCGCCATCGCTGACGACCTACCTCGCGAACACCTCAAATCTGAACCCGGTGTACCAGCAGATCAGGGATACGGCATGGGCGGAAGCACAGTCGACGGGGAACCTCACTCCGGATCCGCGTCTACTCGCAAATCTCGATCGCGCGCGCTCGATCCCGTCTACCGGACGCTTCCTGATCGTCGATTCAGGAACGCAGTTGCTGACGCTCTATGAAAATGGCCGCCCAGCGGATTCGATGAAGGTCATTGTCGGCACCTACGAACTGCCGACGCCGCTCATCTCGAGCATCATGTATTACGTGACTTACAATCCTTACTGGCACGCGCCGGATCATTTGGTGCGTAAGACAATAGCTCCGAACGCGTTGAAGCTCGGGCCGAGCTATTTGAAATCGCATGGCTACAATGTGCTCAACGAATGGAGCGAGACAGCTACCATTGTGGACCCCAAGTCCGTCGACTGGAAAGCGGCCGCGGCGGGAACGGCGCATTTGCTCGTGCGTCAGGATCCGGGTCCGCTGAACTCGATGGGCAGGCTCAAGTTCCCCTTCCCGAACCCGGAAGACATCTATCTGCACGACACGCCCAACAAGGCGCTGTTCGCCAAGGACGTCCGCAACCTCAGCAATGGCTGCGTGCGCGTCGAGGATGCAACGCGCCTGGGGCGTTGGCTGCTTGGCACGGACCCCGTTGCACCGGGCAAGGATCCGGAAATGCGCGTGCATTTGCCTGCCGGCGTGCCGATCGTGCTCACTTACATCACCGCACAGGTCCGCGATGGCAAGGTGACCTATCTGCCCGACATTTACGGTTGGGATAAGCGGGCCGCACAGCAGGTCGCGGCGAACTAA